In one Bradyrhizobium cosmicum genomic region, the following are encoded:
- a CDS encoding GntR family transcriptional regulator, with product MKQPLKHRTLSAAIVDQLRQAILDGTYPAGSQLRQDALGETYGVSRIPVREALFQLEAEGLVRIVPQKGAIVSELSLDEINDVFDLRRILEPRLLAQSAPRFTAEDFEGLDGIHKQFEKAIKARNVSDWGQLNADFHMALYVHAPQPRTRAIVLSLLQTSDRYTRLQLSNTKAMGIAEKEHAHLIALCRAEKVDEACRFLERHIEAVRKDLLQVVAGSTIAPKSRRKSEP from the coding sequence ATGAAACAGCCTCTGAAGCATCGCACCCTGTCGGCTGCGATTGTCGACCAGCTCAGGCAGGCGATCCTCGACGGCACCTATCCGGCCGGATCGCAGCTGCGCCAGGATGCGCTTGGCGAGACCTATGGCGTCAGCCGCATCCCGGTGCGCGAGGCGTTATTCCAGCTCGAGGCGGAAGGCCTGGTGCGCATCGTCCCTCAGAAGGGCGCCATCGTCTCCGAGCTGTCGCTGGACGAGATCAACGACGTGTTCGACCTGCGCCGGATTCTCGAGCCGCGATTGCTGGCGCAGTCGGCGCCGCGTTTTACGGCGGAAGATTTCGAAGGACTCGATGGCATCCACAAGCAGTTCGAGAAGGCGATCAAGGCGCGCAATGTCAGTGACTGGGGCCAGCTCAACGCCGACTTCCACATGGCCCTCTATGTCCACGCCCCGCAGCCGCGGACGCGGGCGATCGTGCTGTCGCTGCTCCAGACCAGCGACCGCTATACGCGCCTTCAGCTCTCCAACACCAAGGCGATGGGCATTGCGGAAAAGGAGCACGCCCATCTGATCGCCCTCTGCCGCGCGGAGAAGGTGGATGAGGCCTGCCGCTTCCTGGAGCGGCACATCGAGGCCGTGCGCAAGGATCTGTTGCAGGTCGTCGCCGGAAGCACGATCGCACCGAAATCACGGCGGAAGAGCGAGCCGTAA
- a CDS encoding TRAP transporter small permease: MPATRAFSVRRSVIRASSALLAVERVALMGLMYVLTGLILLNVVTRYARFPIYWIDESAVYCVVWLTFIGASAMTRLRLDFAVTMLTERLSLQHQKIAKVISTGLVVVFGVALIVTCVLWMDPIGLARAGFDGRKLAAETFNFLYTEHTQTLNWPTWVLYLTLPIFAVSMTVHGLANLLEDLELVPRTPPKGFSLSELDGVN, translated from the coding sequence ATGCCGGCCACGCGCGCATTCAGCGTCCGACGCTCGGTGATCCGCGCTTCCAGCGCCCTGCTCGCCGTCGAGCGCGTCGCGCTGATGGGCCTGATGTACGTGCTCACCGGCCTGATCCTGCTCAACGTCGTCACCCGCTATGCACGCTTCCCGATCTACTGGATCGATGAATCCGCCGTCTATTGCGTGGTCTGGCTGACCTTCATCGGCGCGTCCGCGATGACGCGGCTTCGGCTCGACTTCGCGGTGACGATGCTGACGGAACGGCTTTCGCTGCAGCACCAGAAGATCGCCAAGGTGATCTCCACCGGGCTAGTTGTCGTGTTCGGCGTCGCGCTGATCGTCACCTGCGTGCTCTGGATGGATCCGATCGGGCTCGCGCGCGCCGGCTTCGACGGGCGCAAGCTCGCCGCCGAAACCTTCAATTTCCTCTACACCGAGCACACCCAGACGCTGAACTGGCCAACCTGGGTGCTCTACCTGACGCTGCCGATCTTTGCGGTGTCGATGACGGTGCACGGCCTCGCCAATCTGCTGGAAGATCTCGAGCTGGTCCCGCGCACGCCGCCGAAGGGCTTTTCGCTCTCCGAACTCGACGGGGTCAATTGA
- a CDS encoding dihydrodipicolinate synthase family protein, producing the protein MSRRVSWEGVFPAVTTQFHDDLSLDIDATAKVMDGLIRDGVSGLIVCGSVGENTSLERKEKVAIMETAKSVAAGRVPVLCGIAEFTTAFAVDTAKEAARVGIDGVMVMPALVYSSKPHETAAHFRAVASATDLPVMLYNNPPIYKNDVTPDILVTLADVETVVCFKDSSGDTRRFIDTRNMVGDRFVLFAGLDDVIVESVAMGAVGWVSGMSNAFPREGETLFRLAKAGRFAEAMPLYEWFMPLLHLDARPDLVQCIKLCEHIMGRGTALTRPPRLALLPQEKAEVEAMMAKALKNRPRLPDVGLKAA; encoded by the coding sequence ATGAGCCGCCGCGTTTCCTGGGAAGGCGTCTTCCCGGCCGTCACCACGCAATTCCACGACGATCTCTCGCTCGACATCGACGCGACCGCCAAGGTGATGGACGGACTGATCCGCGACGGCGTCTCCGGCCTGATCGTCTGCGGCTCGGTCGGCGAGAACACCTCGCTGGAGCGCAAGGAGAAGGTCGCGATCATGGAGACGGCGAAGTCCGTCGCGGCCGGCCGCGTGCCCGTGCTGTGCGGTATCGCCGAATTCACCACGGCCTTCGCGGTCGACACCGCCAAGGAAGCCGCGCGGGTCGGCATCGACGGCGTGATGGTGATGCCGGCGCTGGTCTATTCGTCCAAGCCGCACGAGACCGCCGCGCATTTCCGCGCCGTCGCCAGCGCGACCGACCTGCCGGTGATGCTCTACAACAATCCACCGATCTACAAGAACGACGTCACCCCCGACATCCTGGTCACGCTCGCCGACGTCGAGACCGTGGTCTGCTTCAAGGATTCTTCGGGCGACACGCGGCGATTCATCGACACAAGAAACATGGTCGGCGACCGCTTCGTGCTGTTCGCCGGCCTCGACGACGTCATCGTCGAGAGCGTAGCGATGGGCGCCGTGGGCTGGGTCTCCGGCATGTCGAACGCTTTCCCGCGCGAAGGCGAGACGCTGTTTCGCCTCGCCAAGGCCGGACGCTTTGCCGAGGCGATGCCGCTCTACGAATGGTTCATGCCGCTGCTGCACCTCGACGCACGCCCGGACCTCGTCCAGTGCATCAAGCTGTGCGAGCACATCATGGGCCGCGGCACCGCGCTGACCCGCCCGCCCCGCCTCGCGCTGCTGCCGCAGGAGAAGGCCGAGGTCGAGGCGATGATGGCGAAGGCGCTGAAGAACCGGCCGCGCTTGCCGGATGTCGGGCTGAAGGCGGCGTAA
- a CDS encoding pentapeptide MXKDX repeat protein, translating into MTIRTRIVLGVSAVALSLGLALSPAAFAQDKMGKDDGMMKKDTMSKDSMKKDTMSKDDGMKKDHMSKDGMKKDDGMKKN; encoded by the coding sequence ATGACCATTCGTACCCGCATCGTGCTCGGCGTCTCGGCTGTCGCTCTCTCGCTTGGCCTGGCGCTGTCGCCAGCCGCCTTTGCCCAGGACAAGATGGGCAAGGACGACGGCATGATGAAGAAGGACACGATGTCCAAGGACAGCATGAAGAAAGACACCATGTCCAAGGACGACGGCATGAAGAAGGACCACATGTCGAAGGACGGGATGAAGAAGGATGACGGGATGAAGAAAAACTGA
- a CDS encoding TRAP transporter substrate-binding protein: MPLSRRRFLAASAAASVFAPSLALAQAKEFRLGLITPNGHSWNKAAIKFGDELKAATNGRLTLTVFHSGQLGNEPAMMQQLQSGALDMGFIQAAELGSRVPHIAAINAPYIVRSTPAVAKFVRHPAAVKLFEVLPQETGTIGLGWGITGMRAVFSSKDLNSLADIKGMKLRINPTPVYRDFYSSLGAAPTPIPTPQVFDAMANGQVDGLEADLEFSWNQRFDKVSKVILQMNAVFMPMAAVVSGRVWQSLPAADRELITKTIKATLDAQIDELAGNEPALIENFKNAPIPIRQVPAGDTEAVIAEFDKIWLPKAPVLAELRKVGATL, from the coding sequence ATGCCGCTTTCACGCCGCCGCTTTCTCGCCGCCAGTGCCGCCGCATCGGTGTTTGCGCCGTCGCTGGCGCTCGCCCAGGCCAAGGAATTCCGCCTCGGCCTGATCACGCCGAACGGCCATTCCTGGAACAAGGCCGCCATTAAATTCGGCGACGAGCTCAAGGCCGCAACCAATGGCCGGCTGACCCTGACCGTGTTCCACTCCGGCCAGCTCGGCAACGAGCCCGCGATGATGCAGCAATTGCAGTCCGGCGCGCTCGACATGGGCTTCATCCAGGCCGCCGAACTCGGTTCGCGCGTGCCGCACATCGCCGCGATCAACGCGCCCTACATCGTCCGCTCGACGCCGGCGGTCGCGAAGTTCGTGCGGCATCCGGCAGCGGTGAAATTGTTCGAGGTGCTGCCGCAGGAGACCGGCACCATCGGCCTCGGATGGGGCATCACCGGCATGCGCGCGGTGTTCTCCTCCAAAGACCTGAATTCGCTCGCCGACATAAAGGGCATGAAGCTGCGCATCAACCCGACGCCGGTCTATCGCGATTTCTATTCCTCCCTTGGAGCTGCGCCGACGCCGATCCCGACGCCTCAGGTGTTCGACGCTATGGCCAACGGCCAGGTCGACGGCCTCGAGGCCGATCTCGAATTCTCCTGGAACCAGCGCTTCGACAAGGTGTCGAAAGTGATCCTGCAGATGAACGCTGTCTTCATGCCGATGGCGGCAGTCGTCTCCGGCCGGGTCTGGCAGTCGCTCCCCGCGGCTGACCGTGAGCTGATCACCAAGACGATCAAGGCGACGCTGGACGCGCAGATCGACGAGCTCGCCGGCAACGAGCCGGCGCTGATCGAGAACTTCAAGAACGCGCCGATCCCGATCCGCCAGGTCCCGGCCGGCGACACCGAGGCGGTCATCGCCGAGTTCGACAAGATCTGGCTGCCCAAGGCACCCGTCCTCGCCGAGCTGCGCAAGGTCGGCGCGACGCTCTGA
- a CDS encoding TRAP transporter large permease: MSVFGIGLAYGLATLFVMFSGMPIAFALGAVAVVFMGIYMPSASLDTVTQNVYEEMASITLLSIPLFILKGAAIGKSRAGQDLYSALHAWLHRVPGGLGVANVFACALFAAMAGSSPATCSAIGSAGIPEMRKRGYSGGFAAGIIAAGGTLGILLPPSITMILFAVAAEKSLGRLFLAGIGPGLLLVTLFGVYAVFRFRREYAAAEAVYKNGGPEAAILARDEYTLAERFSVLPRVIPFVLLLTGVMIALYGGYATPSETAGLGGLLALALIAAIYSVWRPSDLAPIMKSTIRESTMLMMIIGMSLLYSYVMSYLHISQSVAESIVAMHLPRWELLFAILVMVVVLGFFLPPVSIILMTAPIILPPLRAANFDIIWFGVVMTIVMEMGLIHPPVGLNIFVIRNVAPDIPLREVIWGTLPFVLLMMLAVLLLCLVPEISTGLPDLVMGPDGSR; encoded by the coding sequence ATGAGCGTGTTCGGTATCGGTCTCGCCTACGGACTGGCGACGCTGTTCGTGATGTTCTCGGGCATGCCCATTGCGTTCGCGCTCGGCGCGGTCGCGGTCGTGTTCATGGGCATCTACATGCCATCGGCTTCGCTCGATACGGTGACGCAGAACGTCTACGAGGAAATGGCTTCGATCACGCTGCTGTCGATTCCGCTCTTCATCCTGAAGGGGGCCGCGATCGGCAAGTCGCGCGCCGGCCAGGATCTCTATTCGGCGCTGCATGCCTGGCTGCACCGCGTGCCCGGCGGTCTCGGCGTCGCCAACGTCTTTGCCTGCGCGCTGTTCGCGGCGATGGCCGGCTCCTCGCCCGCGACCTGCTCGGCGATCGGTTCGGCCGGCATCCCCGAGATGCGCAAGCGCGGCTACTCCGGCGGTTTTGCTGCCGGCATCATCGCCGCCGGCGGCACGCTCGGCATCCTGCTGCCGCCCTCGATCACCATGATCCTGTTCGCGGTCGCGGCGGAAAAGTCGCTCGGCCGGCTGTTCCTCGCCGGCATCGGGCCCGGCCTGCTGCTGGTCACGCTGTTCGGGGTCTACGCGGTGTTCCGCTTCCGCCGGGAATATGCCGCCGCTGAAGCCGTCTACAAGAATGGCGGACCCGAAGCCGCAATTCTGGCCCGCGACGAGTACACGCTCGCCGAACGCTTCAGCGTGCTGCCGCGCGTGATCCCGTTCGTGCTGCTGCTCACCGGCGTCATGATCGCGCTCTATGGCGGCTATGCCACCCCATCGGAGACGGCCGGACTCGGCGGGCTGCTCGCGCTGGCGCTGATCGCCGCGATCTACAGCGTCTGGCGGCCGAGCGACCTTGCCCCGATCATGAAATCGACGATCCGGGAATCGACCATGCTGATGATGATCATCGGCATGTCGCTGCTCTATTCCTACGTGATGAGCTATCTGCACATCTCGCAGTCGGTCGCCGAATCCATCGTCGCGATGCACCTGCCCCGCTGGGAGCTGCTGTTTGCGATCCTCGTCATGGTCGTCGTGCTCGGCTTCTTCCTGCCGCCGGTCTCGATCATTCTCATGACCGCGCCGATCATCCTGCCACCCCTGCGTGCCGCCAATTTCGACATCATCTGGTTCGGCGTGGTCATGACCATCGTGATGGAGATGGGCCTGATCCACCCGCCGGTCGGATTGAACATCTTCGTCATCCGCAACGTCGCGCCGGATATTCCCCTGCGCGAGGTGATCTGGGGCACCCTGCCCTTCGTGCTGCTGATGATGCTCGCGGTACTGCTGCTGTGCTTGGTGCCGGAGATCTCGACCGGCTTGCCGGATCTCGTGATGGGACCGGACGGAAGCCGATAG
- a CDS encoding peptide ABC transporter substrate-binding protein, with protein MEFRVHGLIGPALLVALLAALAGLAMAYPSMLWAGDDYSLQYLAAACNAGARLNDFVMYPSTTMAYHPAVPFYVFSWLAAFAAIGSGAIGADLPFFDRLIGNAPVLFASLKACGIVTTGLLVLVCWRPLVRLAPTAIVLLALALYFAVTPQAMFRAVYPLTETFALAVTALFTFALVRFAVAPLGWWPHVFAGLACAFAYLLKVSFLFVYCALLVAFFYVALFGAYRQSALWARFVLSHAVGITVICAVGFLFIGQEYFSALLRLHWAILTHGAGSEANGSLADVFGSIAVSWRSGATAIPIVLLVAPAQLLAVIVGTKTGRIPPATATIAVGASIAALGSVAAVLTRFGDTYVLAVAATIPLLCISAWLLAGSRSARSAVGAVAACLALGSAWRSVPAVRELFLDKTEVSFRAEADMATIHQRMRPDAKGLFLYRVSMPGYGKGYVSMHCGVPGITAALLKADRPEQSSMARTVRDPDYVIADKGYNYPEAVIRSGKNLDPINLVATTWRDGDEIVPLADAWLIIRRVRTSGSSDK; from the coding sequence ATGGAGTTCCGGGTTCATGGATTGATCGGGCCGGCTCTGTTGGTGGCGCTGCTCGCCGCGCTGGCGGGGCTCGCAATGGCCTATCCTTCGATGCTCTGGGCCGGCGACGATTATTCGCTCCAGTATCTAGCTGCCGCCTGCAATGCCGGCGCGCGGCTCAATGACTTCGTGATGTATCCGAGCACAACGATGGCCTATCACCCGGCCGTTCCGTTCTACGTTTTTAGCTGGCTGGCGGCTTTTGCCGCGATCGGCAGCGGCGCGATCGGGGCCGATCTGCCGTTCTTTGACCGCCTGATTGGCAATGCGCCGGTGTTGTTTGCTTCGCTCAAGGCCTGCGGGATCGTGACAACCGGGCTACTCGTGCTGGTCTGTTGGCGACCGCTCGTTCGCCTGGCGCCGACCGCGATCGTGCTGCTCGCCCTTGCACTGTATTTCGCCGTGACGCCGCAGGCGATGTTCCGGGCCGTCTATCCGCTGACCGAGACCTTTGCGCTTGCCGTCACCGCGCTGTTCACGTTCGCCCTCGTGCGCTTCGCCGTGGCGCCGCTTGGCTGGTGGCCTCATGTCTTCGCCGGTCTCGCTTGCGCCTTCGCCTATCTGCTCAAGGTGAGCTTCCTCTTCGTTTACTGCGCCTTACTCGTCGCGTTCTTCTACGTCGCCTTGTTCGGCGCCTATCGGCAATCGGCGCTTTGGGCGCGTTTCGTTTTGTCGCACGCGGTCGGCATCACAGTGATCTGCGCCGTCGGCTTCCTCTTCATTGGCCAGGAATATTTTTCGGCGCTGCTGAGGCTACACTGGGCCATCCTGACCCATGGGGCCGGATCCGAAGCCAACGGCAGCCTCGCTGATGTTTTCGGGTCTATTGCTGTGAGCTGGCGTAGCGGTGCGACCGCAATCCCGATCGTGCTTCTGGTTGCGCCGGCACAGTTGCTTGCGGTGATCGTCGGGACAAAGACCGGCCGTATACCGCCCGCGACCGCCACGATCGCTGTCGGAGCGTCGATCGCCGCGCTGGGATCGGTCGCGGCGGTGCTGACGCGCTTCGGCGACACCTACGTCCTTGCGGTCGCCGCAACGATTCCGCTGCTCTGCATCAGCGCTTGGCTCCTGGCGGGCAGTCGTTCGGCGCGCTCGGCCGTCGGTGCTGTTGCGGCTTGCTTAGCGCTCGGCTCGGCATGGCGATCCGTGCCGGCCGTCAGGGAGTTGTTCCTTGATAAGACCGAGGTTTCGTTCCGGGCCGAGGCCGATATGGCAACGATCCATCAGCGCATGCGGCCCGATGCCAAGGGGCTCTTTCTCTACCGCGTCTCAATGCCGGGCTATGGCAAGGGTTATGTGTCGATGCACTGCGGCGTGCCCGGCATCACGGCCGCTCTGCTTAAGGCCGATCGACCGGAGCAGTCCAGCATGGCTCGGACGGTTAGGGATCCCGATTATGTCATCGCGGACAAGGGCTATAACTATCCGGAAGCGGTGATCAGGTCGGGGAAGAATCTCGACCCGATCAATCTTGTCGCCACCACATGGCGGGACGGAGACGAAATCGTGCCGCTGGCGGATGCGTGGTTGATCATCCGCCGGGTGCGGACTAGCGGATCATCCGATAAGTAG
- a CDS encoding TRAP transporter large permease — MITSAAFVAIMLVGVPIGLCLCLAGLVYIAASGNPVLFQSYPLQLFGGVDSYGLIAIPLFILIGEIMNGGGITRRIVDMAMAFVGSLKGGLAYVNILANMFISSILGSATAQVAIMAQIMVPEMEKKGYDKTFAAGLTAYGGMLGPIIPPSVMFVVYSVLAQVSVSDMLIAGIVPGVILTVMFCLVIALMGYVYNYPRADYQTPRQRVMTILRTSPTLLIPIVIVGTILGGLANATEAAAVGAVAAALVGKYWTKEFEFSQLPQMMLRSGIYSAIVLFLVAAAAVFSWVLIFGKVPQETAAWIQTAAKDPVSFMLICNVILLVIGTVIDGIPGLIMTVPILLPVATDVYHIDPRHFGVVVVINLVLGLLSPPVGLCFFVAAAVTGAKPGKMFMVTLPFFVISCVLLVLLSLYPSLSLILVK; from the coding sequence ATGATCACGTCAGCCGCCTTCGTCGCAATCATGCTGGTCGGCGTGCCGATCGGCCTGTGCCTGTGCCTTGCCGGCCTGGTCTACATCGCAGCATCCGGCAATCCCGTGCTGTTCCAGTCCTATCCGCTCCAGCTGTTCGGCGGCGTCGACAGCTACGGCCTGATCGCGATCCCGCTGTTCATCCTGATCGGCGAGATCATGAATGGCGGTGGCATCACCCGGCGCATCGTCGACATGGCGATGGCCTTCGTCGGTTCACTGAAGGGCGGGCTCGCCTACGTCAACATCCTCGCCAACATGTTCATCTCCTCGATCCTGGGATCTGCGACCGCGCAGGTCGCGATCATGGCCCAGATCATGGTGCCGGAGATGGAGAAGAAGGGCTACGACAAGACCTTTGCGGCCGGCCTCACCGCCTATGGTGGCATGCTCGGCCCGATCATCCCGCCGTCGGTGATGTTCGTGGTCTACAGCGTGCTGGCGCAGGTCTCGGTCAGCGACATGCTGATCGCCGGCATCGTGCCGGGTGTCATCCTCACGGTGATGTTCTGCCTCGTCATCGCGCTGATGGGATACGTCTACAACTATCCGCGCGCCGACTATCAGACGCCGCGCCAGCGCGTCATGACGATCCTGCGGACGTCGCCTACCCTGCTGATCCCGATCGTGATCGTCGGCACCATCTTGGGCGGGCTCGCCAACGCGACGGAAGCCGCCGCCGTCGGCGCGGTCGCGGCAGCCCTCGTCGGAAAATACTGGACCAAGGAATTCGAGTTCTCGCAGCTGCCGCAGATGATGCTGCGCAGCGGCATCTATTCGGCGATCGTGCTGTTCCTGGTGGCGGCAGCAGCCGTCTTCTCCTGGGTCCTGATCTTCGGCAAGGTGCCGCAGGAAACCGCGGCCTGGATCCAGACCGCCGCCAAGGACCCGGTCAGCTTCATGCTGATCTGCAACGTGATCCTGCTGGTGATCGGCACGGTGATCGACGGCATTCCCGGCCTGATCATGACGGTGCCGATCCTGCTGCCGGTCGCAACCGACGTCTATCACATCGATCCCCGGCATTTTGGCGTCGTGGTGGTGATCAACCTCGTGCTCGGCCTGCTGTCCCCGCCGGTCGGCCTCTGCTTCTTTGTCGCGGCCGCCGTGACCGGGGCCAAGCCCGGCAAGATGTTCATGGTGACGCTGCCGTTCTTCGTCATCTCCTGCGTCCTCCTGGTGCTGCTCTCGCTATACCCCTCGCTCTCGCTGATCCTCGTCAAATAG
- a CDS encoding hydroxymethylglutaryl-CoA lyase, with protein MSDPVRIIEMGPRDGLQNEKTPVSVEARIAFIEALVAAGLNAVEVGAFVSPKAIPQMASSDAVLRGVSRIKGAEFHVLVPNEKGYDAARAAGAKVVSVFAAASEGFSRANINCTVAESIERFKPVLARAKADGVRVRGYISCVLGCPFDGEIKPKAVADLASTLWELGCYEISLGDTIGVGTPAKAKDMLRAVSANIPAAKLAMHFHDTYGQALANLYAGLEEGVRVIDAAAGGLGGCPYAPGATGNVATEDVVYMLEGVGVRTGVDMDKLLAATNAMSGVLGKPPVSRVASALNAKKRRATA; from the coding sequence ATGAGCGATCCCGTTCGCATCATCGAAATGGGGCCGCGCGACGGCCTGCAGAACGAGAAGACACCTGTCAGCGTTGAGGCCCGCATCGCCTTCATAGAGGCGCTGGTGGCGGCCGGGCTGAATGCGGTCGAGGTCGGCGCCTTCGTCTCGCCCAAGGCGATCCCGCAAATGGCAAGCTCCGACGCCGTGCTGCGCGGCGTGAGCCGCATCAAGGGCGCCGAATTCCACGTGCTGGTGCCGAACGAGAAGGGCTATGACGCCGCGCGCGCCGCCGGCGCGAAGGTCGTCTCCGTGTTCGCGGCTGCCTCCGAGGGCTTTTCGCGCGCCAACATCAACTGCACGGTCGCGGAGTCCATCGAACGGTTCAAGCCGGTGCTGGCGCGCGCCAAGGCCGATGGCGTCAGGGTCCGCGGCTATATCTCCTGCGTGCTAGGCTGTCCGTTCGACGGTGAGATCAAGCCGAAGGCGGTTGCCGATCTCGCCAGCACGCTGTGGGAGCTCGGCTGCTACGAGATCTCGCTCGGCGACACCATCGGCGTCGGCACGCCGGCCAAGGCGAAAGACATGCTGCGCGCCGTGAGCGCCAACATTCCCGCCGCCAAGCTTGCGATGCATTTTCACGACACCTACGGCCAGGCACTCGCCAATCTCTATGCCGGCCTGGAGGAGGGCGTCCGTGTCATCGACGCCGCCGCCGGCGGCCTCGGCGGCTGCCCCTACGCGCCGGGCGCGACCGGCAATGTCGCGACCGAGGATGTCGTCTACATGCTCGAGGGCGTGGGCGTCAGGACCGGCGTGGACATGGACAAGCTGCTGGCCGCGACCAACGCGATGAGCGGCGTGCTGGGCAAGCCGCCGGTGAGCCGCGTGGCATCGGCGTTGAATGCGAAGAAGAGGCGGGCGACGGCGTAA
- the dctP gene encoding TRAP transporter substrate-binding protein DctP has protein sequence MLTRRHLIATAVAAPAILRFGTGTAHAATTLKISHQFPGGTIDKGDFRDRLCRMFAAEVAKRSNGDIAAEIYPNSSLIKTNAQFSAMRKGALDISLYPMPYAGGELPETNIGLMPGLVTTYDQGLRWKKEPVGKALTDFLADKGIILLTWVWQAGGVASRSKPIVAPEDAKGMKVRGGSREMDMVLQTAGASVLSVPSNEIYAAMQTGACDAGITSSTSLISFRLEEVAKSLTSGAGASYWFMLEPLMMSKAIFDKLPKNQQDILLTVGTELEAFGRKGAQDDDVEVAKVYEKAGAKVSALDAATVGKWRDIARDTAWKDYGAKTATAANLLKLATDVAA, from the coding sequence ATGCTCACGCGCCGCCATTTGATCGCGACCGCCGTCGCCGCGCCCGCCATCCTCCGCTTCGGTACCGGCACGGCGCATGCCGCGACCACGCTGAAGATCTCGCATCAGTTCCCGGGTGGCACCATCGACAAGGGCGATTTCCGCGATCGGCTCTGCCGCATGTTTGCCGCTGAAGTCGCAAAGCGCAGCAATGGCGATATCGCGGCCGAGATCTACCCGAACTCCTCGCTGATCAAGACCAACGCGCAGTTCTCGGCGATGCGCAAGGGCGCGCTCGACATCAGCCTCTATCCGATGCCCTACGCCGGCGGCGAGCTGCCGGAGACCAATATCGGCCTGATGCCCGGCCTCGTCACCACCTACGACCAGGGCCTGCGCTGGAAGAAGGAGCCGGTCGGCAAGGCGCTGACCGACTTCCTCGCCGACAAGGGCATCATCCTGCTCACCTGGGTGTGGCAGGCCGGCGGCGTTGCCAGCCGCTCCAAGCCGATCGTCGCACCCGAAGATGCCAAGGGCATGAAGGTACGCGGCGGCTCGCGCGAGATGGACATGGTGCTGCAGACCGCCGGCGCCTCGGTGCTGTCGGTGCCGTCGAACGAAATCTACGCGGCGATGCAGACCGGCGCCTGCGATGCCGGCATCACCTCCTCCACCAGCCTGATCTCGTTCCGCCTCGAAGAGGTGGCTAAATCGCTGACCTCGGGCGCGGGCGCTTCGTACTGGTTCATGCTCGAGCCGCTGATGATGTCGAAGGCGATCTTCGACAAGCTGCCGAAGAACCAGCAGGACATCCTGCTCACCGTCGGCACCGAGCTCGAGGCCTTCGGCCGCAAGGGTGCGCAGGATGACGACGTCGAGGTCGCCAAGGTCTACGAGAAGGCCGGCGCCAAGGTTTCGGCCCTCGATGCGGCGACCGTCGGCAAATGGCGCGATATTGCCCGCGACACCGCCTGGAAGGATTACGGCGCCAAGACCGCGACCGCGGCGAACCTTCTCAAGCTCGCCACCGACGTCGCGGCATGA
- a CDS encoding DUF6481 family protein, translating to MSGFREPGFSDRQKAAQEARKNLLNKFKSQPGPDDPAVLAKRAEREALAAKRAEAKAAREAEKAEQKRLEEEAKAAEAARIAREAEEAIAKAAEAEAEQKARRDARYAARKAKRK from the coding sequence ATGAGTGGATTCAGGGAACCAGGTTTTTCCGACCGGCAAAAGGCCGCGCAGGAAGCACGCAAAAATCTTTTGAACAAATTCAAGTCGCAGCCCGGGCCGGATGACCCCGCGGTATTGGCGAAGCGTGCCGAACGCGAGGCCCTCGCAGCCAAGCGCGCCGAGGCAAAGGCTGCGCGCGAGGCGGAAAAGGCCGAGCAGAAGCGCCTCGAAGAAGAGGCCAAGGCCGCCGAAGCTGCGCGCATCGCGCGCGAGGCCGAAGAAGCGATCGCGAAGGCGGCCGAGGCCGAGGCCGAGCAAAAGGCCAGGCGCGACGCTCGCTACGCCGCCCGCAAGGCCAAGCGCAAGTAA
- a CDS encoding TRAP transporter small permease: protein MIHGPLPDRDGPANAAAGTGLAVALDRALAILNSMIVVFAAIALIAACAILSYSVLSRALFKAANYWQDEAAVFLLVGATFMTAAYVQQNRGHIGIEAFVGLLSPLANRIRLWLVDAATLLFCAFFTWKSWTLAHEAYVDGQVSNSMWSPPLAIPYTLMALGMSLLCVQIIVQLALPLTGAKRP from the coding sequence ATGATCCACGGTCCGCTTCCGGATCGTGACGGCCCGGCAAACGCCGCCGCGGGCACAGGGCTCGCGGTGGCGCTCGATCGCGCTCTCGCCATCCTCAACAGCATGATCGTCGTGTTCGCAGCGATCGCGCTGATCGCGGCCTGCGCGATCCTGAGCTACAGCGTGCTCAGCCGCGCCTTGTTCAAGGCCGCCAATTACTGGCAGGACGAGGCTGCGGTATTCCTGCTGGTCGGCGCGACCTTCATGACGGCCGCCTATGTCCAGCAGAACCGCGGTCATATCGGCATCGAAGCCTTCGTCGGACTGCTCTCGCCGCTGGCAAACCGGATCAGGCTTTGGCTGGTCGATGCCGCTACGTTGCTGTTCTGCGCCTTCTTCACCTGGAAATCGTGGACGCTGGCGCATGAAGCCTATGTCGACGGCCAGGTCTCGAACTCGATGTGGTCGCCGCCGCTCGCCATCCCTTATACGCTGATGGCTCTCGGCATGAGCCTGCTCTGCGTCCAGATCATCGTGCAGCTTGCGCTGCCTCTCACGGGGGCCAAGCGGCCATGA